The proteins below are encoded in one region of Ornithinimicrobium avium:
- a CDS encoding IclR family transcriptional regulator, with protein MAAVDDRTDGAARGGLGTVRNAVALLELLSEGPAYQQLTDLAERSTFSIPTVHRLLRSLVLADLVVQDPRSSRYALGPELTRLSSHYLARLPLLGALTPYLTQLRDQLGATVHVQTLVRGEVVYVDRVDGDDRGPYRDTHRVHCALETAGGRLLAARADGDEWRRAVDLADDPLAALARDCQQAWAAADHLALTPDDPMLPAEVAVPVLDGEGETVAALAANVEDAGDEAVVARVAAHLSRAARAAGRTLGHA; from the coding sequence ATGGCAGCGGTCGACGACAGAACGGACGGCGCGGCTCGGGGCGGCCTGGGGACCGTCCGCAACGCGGTGGCGCTGCTCGAGCTGCTCAGCGAGGGGCCGGCCTACCAGCAGCTGACCGACCTGGCCGAGCGCAGCACCTTCTCGATCCCGACCGTGCACCGGCTGCTGCGCTCGCTCGTGCTGGCCGACCTGGTCGTGCAGGACCCCCGCTCGTCGCGCTACGCCCTCGGCCCGGAGCTGACCCGGCTCTCCAGCCACTACCTGGCGCGGCTGCCGCTGCTCGGGGCGCTGACGCCCTACCTGACCCAGCTGCGCGACCAGCTCGGCGCCACCGTGCACGTGCAGACCCTGGTGCGCGGCGAGGTCGTCTACGTCGACCGGGTCGACGGCGACGACCGCGGCCCCTACCGGGACACCCACCGCGTCCACTGCGCGCTGGAGACCGCCGGCGGCCGGCTGCTCGCGGCCCGCGCCGACGGGGATGAGTGGCGCCGCGCGGTCGATCTCGCCGACGACCCGCTCGCCGCGCTGGCCCGGGACTGCCAGCAGGCCTGGGCCGCCGCCGACCACCTGGCGCTCACCCCCGATGACCCGATGCTGCCGGCCGAGGTCGCCGTCCCCGTCCTGGACGGCGAGGGCGAGACGGTCGCCGCGCTGGCCGCCAACGTCGAGGACGCCGGCGACGAGGCCGTGGTGGCGCGGGTCGCCGCCCACCTGAGCCGCGCCGCCCGCGCCGCCGGAAGGACCCTCGGCCATGCCTGA
- the betT gene encoding choline BCCT transporter BetT yields the protein MSTNSAPGLDLDPPPSQATTKWTVLVVSLVFILVVAVWALVAPEQSATILGSVVAWASNWFGWFYIALATAILLFVIIIGVRYRDVRLGKDDDRPEYSLFSWSAMLFAAGIGTDLMFFAVAEPASQYLFPPQGDPETLDAARESTVWAIFHYGITGWGMYALMGLALGFYVHRLGLPLAIRSTLYPLIGRRIKGPVGDAVDIATVLGTIFGVATTLGIGVVMLNVGLGILFGTPQGLPAQTVLVILAVGAATVSAVTGVDRGIRILSQLNVLLAIFLAAWVLVTGQTAFLLRALVMNVGDFVSMFPGMTMDTMAFDYPADWMSGWTLFFWAWWIAWASFVGLFLARISKGRTIGQFVLGTLTIPFSYIVMWISIFGNSAVQQIRQGDAAFGETAVNVPEEGFYALLQQYPGAFFLVGLSTFVGLLFYVTSADSGALVMANLSSNLPGGNVDAHPALRIVWAVATGVLTIGMLVVDGIPALQSATIIMGLPFAFVIIAVMIGLPKALAQDRARSLAAPTRRMPELPGRPTPGLWRRRVARAFGTVTVKQANSHLEQVVLPALEAVRAELAAQDVDTEIVVDELRPSGAVRRTAELVVHHEGEDFRYPVRVRRQLAPSFGARVIEAGDETTTLDVDLPTGGSYDIMAYDEDQVCTSVLDHYERWVAGRADLAPPPQRVADPAG from the coding sequence ATGAGCACGAACAGCGCACCAGGGCTCGACCTGGACCCACCACCGAGCCAGGCCACCACGAAGTGGACCGTCCTGGTCGTGTCCCTCGTCTTCATCCTCGTGGTGGCGGTGTGGGCGCTCGTCGCGCCCGAGCAGTCGGCCACGATCCTCGGCTCCGTCGTGGCCTGGGCCTCGAACTGGTTCGGCTGGTTCTACATCGCGCTGGCCACCGCGATCCTGCTGTTCGTCATCATCATCGGGGTCCGCTACAGGGACGTCCGGCTCGGCAAGGACGACGACCGGCCGGAGTACTCCCTGTTTTCCTGGTCGGCCATGCTCTTCGCCGCCGGCATCGGCACCGACCTGATGTTCTTCGCCGTCGCCGAGCCCGCCAGCCAGTACCTCTTCCCGCCGCAGGGCGATCCCGAGACCCTGGACGCGGCACGCGAGTCGACGGTGTGGGCGATCTTCCACTACGGGATCACCGGCTGGGGGATGTACGCCCTCATGGGGCTGGCGCTCGGCTTCTACGTCCACCGGCTCGGCCTGCCCCTGGCCATCCGCTCCACGTTGTACCCGCTCATCGGCAGGCGGATCAAGGGCCCGGTCGGCGACGCCGTCGACATCGCCACCGTGCTCGGGACCATCTTCGGCGTGGCCACCACCCTCGGCATCGGCGTGGTCATGCTCAACGTCGGGCTGGGGATCCTCTTCGGCACCCCGCAGGGCCTGCCCGCCCAGACCGTCCTGGTCATCCTGGCCGTCGGTGCCGCGACCGTGTCGGCGGTGACCGGCGTCGACCGCGGCATCCGGATCCTGTCCCAGCTCAACGTGCTGCTGGCGATCTTCCTCGCCGCGTGGGTGCTGGTGACCGGGCAGACCGCCTTCCTGCTGCGCGCCCTGGTGATGAACGTCGGCGACTTCGTCTCGATGTTCCCGGGGATGACCATGGACACGATGGCCTTCGACTACCCGGCCGACTGGATGAGCGGCTGGACGCTGTTCTTCTGGGCCTGGTGGATCGCCTGGGCGAGCTTCGTCGGCCTGTTCCTGGCCAGGATCTCCAAGGGCCGCACCATCGGCCAGTTCGTCCTGGGGACCCTGACCATCCCGTTCAGCTACATCGTCATGTGGATCAGCATCTTCGGCAACAGCGCCGTCCAGCAGATCCGCCAGGGCGACGCCGCCTTCGGCGAGACGGCGGTCAACGTCCCGGAGGAGGGCTTCTACGCGCTCCTGCAGCAGTACCCCGGCGCCTTCTTCCTGGTCGGCCTGTCCACCTTCGTGGGCCTGCTGTTCTACGTCACCTCGGCCGACTCCGGCGCGCTGGTGATGGCCAACCTGTCCTCGAACCTCCCGGGCGGCAACGTCGACGCGCACCCGGCGCTGCGCATCGTGTGGGCCGTGGCGACCGGCGTCCTGACCATCGGGATGCTGGTGGTGGACGGCATACCTGCCCTGCAGAGCGCGACGATCATCATGGGTCTGCCGTTCGCGTTCGTGATCATCGCGGTGATGATCGGGTTGCCGAAGGCCTTGGCCCAGGACCGGGCCCGAAGTCTGGCGGCGCCCACGCGGCGGATGCCGGAGCTGCCGGGCCGGCCCACCCCGGGCCTGTGGCGCAGACGCGTGGCCCGTGCGTTCGGCACCGTCACCGTCAAGCAGGCCAACAGCCACCTCGAGCAGGTCGTGCTGCCGGCGCTGGAGGCGGTGCGTGCCGAGCTGGCCGCGCAGGACGTGGACACCGAGATCGTGGTCGACGAGCTGCGACCCTCCGGCGCGGTCCGGCGCACGGCCGAGCTGGTGGTGCACCACGAGGGCGAGGACTTCCGCTACCCCGTCCGCGTGCGCCGGCAGCTGGCGCCCAGCTTCGGGGCCCGGGTGATCGAGGCCGGCGACGAGACGACCACCCTCGACGTCGACCTGCCCACCGGCGGCAGCTACGACATCATGGCCTACGACGAGGACCAGGTCTGCACCTCCGTGCTCGACCACTACGAACGCTGGGTAGCCGGCCGGGCGGACCTCGCTCCGCCACCGCAGCGGGTGGCCGACCCCGCCGGCTGA
- a CDS encoding TetR/AcrR family transcriptional regulator — MDHLLFVEGVIATPVDDILKLAEASPPSLYKHFGSKDGLITAALERRLAVWTRYWDEAMEQAGTQLERVLSVWPALRAYQTTSLEERWCAFSGTTAAIKDKSEELTAVLEAETRLLRTRTAALVDELGLAPRASARLTNELVIAYLGTMAMMLREPYLHAIDDGEATARSLLQAALTRADGPARDLVDELVAAGQASR, encoded by the coding sequence GTGGACCATCTGCTCTTCGTCGAGGGAGTCATCGCCACCCCGGTCGACGACATCCTGAAGCTGGCCGAGGCCTCGCCGCCCAGCCTCTACAAGCACTTCGGCAGCAAGGACGGCCTCATCACCGCCGCCCTCGAGCGGCGCCTGGCCGTCTGGACCCGCTACTGGGACGAGGCGATGGAGCAGGCGGGCACCCAGCTCGAGCGCGTGCTCTCGGTGTGGCCGGCGCTGCGCGCCTACCAGACCACCTCGCTGGAGGAGCGCTGGTGCGCGTTCAGCGGAACGACGGCGGCGATCAAGGACAAGAGCGAGGAGCTCACGGCGGTGCTCGAGGCCGAGACCCGCCTGCTGCGCACCCGGACCGCGGCGCTCGTCGACGAGCTGGGCCTGGCGCCGCGCGCCTCCGCACGGCTGACGAACGAGCTGGTCATCGCCTACCTCGGGACGATGGCGATGATGCTGCGCGAGCCCTACCTGCACGCGATCGACGACGGCGAGGCTACCGCGCGCTCGCTGCTGCAGGCGGCGCTGACCCGGGCGGACGGTCCGGCGCGCGACCTCGTGGACGAGCTGGTCGCGGCGGGCCAGGCGTCGCGCTGA
- a CDS encoding type II toxin-antitoxin system PemK/MazF family toxin: MRSVAVERVGSAVGRVPPGLMAAVDEALRLHLRL; the protein is encoded by the coding sequence GTGCGTTCGGTCGCCGTTGAGCGGGTCGGCTCTGCAGTAGGCCGAGTTCCGCCAGGCCTCATGGCAGCGGTCGACGAAGCGCTGCGCCTCCATCTGCGACTGTGA
- a CDS encoding aldehyde dehydrogenase family protein, whose protein sequence is MPSLFIDGRWCDAASGRTRDIICPADRSVAATVAEGGAEDAQAAVAAARRAFDEGPWPATPTPERAAVLTRLADLLEAELEEVSRLESLDTGKRMVESRLDMQDIVGVFRHFAALVQSEAGRVVDTGLPDVSARVVHEPVGVCALITPWNYPLLQTAWKVAPALAAGNTFVLKPSELTPQTAMWLLGALDRVGLPAGVGNLVLGTGADVGAILTQHPDVDLVSFTGGLHTGRAIMAAAAGTVKRVALELGGKNPNVVFADADLPAAIDNALTAIFLDSGQVCSAGARLLVEESVHDEVVDELVRRAGQIRLGGPFDEDAETGPLISDAHRDKVVAHVEAARAEGAVVRCGGTVPEEGDLALGSYYPPTILDGCDRTMSCVRDESFGPVLTVETFAGATRDEAEDAAVALGNDTIYGLAGAVWSQDAGRAERVARRLRHGTIWINDYHPYVPQAEWGGMKQSGVGRELGVAGLHEYLETKHIWHNTRPAPAGWFADRP, encoded by the coding sequence GTGCCGAGCCTGTTCATCGACGGCCGGTGGTGCGACGCCGCCTCCGGCCGGACGCGCGACATCATCTGCCCCGCCGACCGCTCCGTCGCCGCCACGGTCGCCGAGGGCGGTGCCGAGGACGCGCAGGCCGCCGTCGCCGCCGCCCGCCGCGCCTTCGACGAGGGACCCTGGCCGGCCACCCCCACCCCCGAGCGCGCGGCCGTGCTCACCCGGCTCGCGGACCTGCTCGAGGCCGAGCTGGAGGAGGTGTCCCGGCTGGAGTCCCTGGACACCGGCAAGCGGATGGTCGAGTCCCGGCTCGACATGCAGGACATCGTCGGCGTCTTCCGCCACTTCGCCGCGCTCGTGCAGAGCGAGGCAGGGCGCGTGGTGGACACCGGCCTGCCGGACGTCTCCGCCCGGGTCGTGCACGAGCCGGTCGGGGTCTGCGCCCTGATCACGCCGTGGAACTACCCGCTGCTGCAGACGGCGTGGAAGGTGGCGCCGGCCCTGGCCGCCGGCAACACCTTCGTGCTCAAGCCCAGCGAGCTCACCCCGCAGACCGCGATGTGGCTGCTCGGCGCGCTCGACCGGGTCGGGCTGCCCGCTGGGGTCGGCAACCTCGTGCTCGGCACCGGCGCCGATGTGGGCGCGATCCTCACGCAGCACCCCGACGTCGACCTGGTGTCCTTCACCGGCGGCCTGCACACCGGCCGGGCGATCATGGCCGCGGCCGCCGGCACCGTGAAGCGCGTCGCCCTCGAGCTCGGCGGCAAGAACCCCAACGTCGTCTTCGCCGACGCCGACCTGCCGGCCGCCATCGACAACGCCCTCACCGCGATCTTTCTGGACTCCGGGCAGGTGTGCTCGGCCGGCGCGCGGCTCCTCGTCGAGGAGAGCGTCCACGACGAGGTCGTCGACGAGCTGGTGCGCCGCGCCGGTCAGATCCGGCTCGGCGGCCCGTTCGACGAGGACGCCGAGACCGGCCCGCTGATCAGCGACGCGCACCGGGACAAGGTCGTCGCCCACGTCGAGGCCGCCCGGGCCGAGGGTGCCGTCGTCCGTTGCGGCGGCACCGTCCCGGAGGAGGGGGACCTGGCGCTCGGCTCCTACTACCCGCCGACCATCCTCGACGGCTGCGACCGCACGATGTCCTGCGTCCGGGACGAGTCGTTCGGGCCGGTCCTCACCGTCGAGACGTTCGCGGGAGCCACCCGGGACGAGGCGGAGGACGCCGCCGTCGCCCTGGGCAACGACACCATCTACGGGCTGGCCGGCGCCGTGTGGAGCCAGGACGCGGGCCGCGCCGAGCGGGTCGCCCGCCGGCTGCGCCACGGCACGATCTGGATCAACGACTACCACCCCTACGTGCCGCAGGCCGAGTGGGGCGGCATGAAGCAGTCCGGCGTCGGGCGCGAGCTCGGCGTCGCCGGCCTGCACGAGTACCTCGAGACCAAGCACATCTGGCACAACACCCGCCCGGCCCCCGCCGGGTGGTTCGCCGACCGCCCCTAG
- a CDS encoding esterase family protein: MERVQVELDTEGVGRGTVIRYGHWGRPLVVFPSEAGRAWDFENNGMVDAVADLVEGGRLKVYAVDSFDHLTWSQNSLPTEERARRHGVYERWVIDTVMPLVDRDSPGHAGAITTGASMGAYHAVNLGLKRPDLFPVAIGLSGSYDPTAWHGWGDIGQATYFANPCAYVPGMSGDHLGWVRANANILLVVGQGAFEVHPTKSLPGAHQLADLLAQKQIPHELDVWGHDSAHDWPWWRKQLAHHLPRFC, encoded by the coding sequence ATGGAGCGGGTGCAGGTCGAGCTCGACACCGAGGGCGTGGGTCGCGGGACGGTCATCCGCTACGGGCACTGGGGCCGCCCGCTGGTGGTCTTCCCCTCGGAGGCCGGGCGGGCCTGGGACTTTGAGAACAACGGCATGGTCGACGCGGTCGCCGACCTCGTCGAGGGCGGCCGGCTCAAGGTCTACGCGGTGGACTCCTTCGACCACCTCACCTGGTCGCAGAACTCACTGCCGACAGAGGAGCGGGCCCGTCGGCACGGCGTCTACGAGCGGTGGGTGATCGACACGGTCATGCCTCTGGTCGACCGGGACTCGCCCGGGCACGCCGGCGCCATCACCACCGGTGCCAGCATGGGCGCCTACCACGCCGTGAACCTCGGGCTGAAGCGCCCCGACCTCTTCCCGGTCGCGATCGGGCTGTCCGGCAGCTACGACCCGACGGCCTGGCACGGATGGGGCGACATCGGGCAGGCCACCTACTTCGCCAACCCCTGCGCCTACGTGCCCGGCATGTCCGGGGACCACCTGGGCTGGGTCCGCGCCAACGCCAACATCCTTCTCGTCGTCGGGCAGGGGGCGTTCGAGGTACACCCGACCAAGAGCCTGCCCGGCGCCCACCAGCTGGCCGACCTGCTCGCCCAGAAGCAGATCCCGCACGAGCTGGACGTCTGGGGCCACGACAGCGCCCACGACTGGCCGTGGTGGCGCAAGCAGCTGGCGCACCACCTGCCGCGGTTCTGCTGA
- a CDS encoding acyl-CoA synthetase, which translates to MPDDRRHALTTAPPQDVWTEVVGQLGLLTPYTSLWEAGERSGRWMTGAEINLSVSCVERHLAERADQVALHWEGEPGDRRRLTYVELHEQVVALARSLRAMGVGVGDRVGLHLGWLPETVVAMLACARIGAVHTVLPAPLPAEPLADRLALLDLKVLFTQDGAWRHGTVLPLKARADEAMLAAGGIEHTVVVRRTGMDVQWFEGDRWLHDLIATTRPGQTDDGGGGAVALPVDHPVASIPLATRGGHPVSVVHGSGAMLAGAVAVHRHLSTGGPFWCAGDIAWAVTQFHGIYGPLACGDPAVMFEGTLDVPNHQRAWDIIRRYGVEVLLTSPSVMRTVRGWAREMPEVAAIPTLRRVATAGEPVEEEVAAWMRGAFSADGLEVADAWGQLELGGVVRITGLADAPPLPDVGLEIVDEEGGTVAVGGEGEVVLTRPWAGTMVGVEGEAADVLLSHWTRHPGVYATGDLARQDPDGHVDFLGRTDDVVSVSGQLVSLREVREVLTDHPYVDRADVTWRKHPELGRALVAAVTLSDAAGQPQHLDDAALDAVAVDLMDAVREVLGGLARPRALLVVDRFGDELGRRERARAIATLATPDRHGAPRSVTWEQVLAAAGHSVG; encoded by the coding sequence ATGCCTGACGACCGGCGACACGCTCTGACCACTGCCCCGCCCCAGGACGTCTGGACCGAGGTGGTCGGCCAGCTCGGCCTGCTCACGCCATACACCTCGCTGTGGGAGGCGGGCGAGCGCTCGGGGCGGTGGATGACCGGCGCCGAGATCAACCTGTCCGTCTCGTGCGTCGAGCGGCACCTGGCCGAGCGCGCGGACCAGGTGGCGCTGCACTGGGAGGGCGAGCCGGGCGACCGGCGGAGGCTGACCTACGTCGAGCTGCACGAGCAGGTGGTGGCGCTGGCGCGTTCGCTGCGCGCGATGGGGGTGGGCGTCGGCGACCGCGTCGGGCTGCACCTGGGCTGGCTGCCCGAGACGGTGGTGGCGATGCTGGCCTGCGCGCGGATAGGCGCGGTGCACACGGTGCTGCCCGCGCCGCTGCCCGCCGAGCCGCTGGCCGACCGGCTGGCCCTGCTCGACCTCAAGGTGCTCTTCACCCAGGACGGGGCGTGGCGGCACGGCACCGTGCTGCCGCTCAAGGCGCGCGCCGACGAGGCGATGCTGGCCGCGGGCGGCATCGAGCACACGGTCGTGGTGAGACGCACCGGGATGGACGTGCAGTGGTTCGAGGGCGACCGGTGGTTGCACGACCTGATCGCCACCACGCGCCCCGGGCAGACCGACGACGGGGGCGGCGGCGCGGTGGCGCTGCCGGTCGACCACCCCGTCGCCTCGATCCCGCTGGCCACCCGCGGCGGGCACCCGGTCTCGGTCGTCCACGGCAGCGGCGCCATGCTCGCCGGCGCGGTCGCGGTGCACCGGCACCTGTCGACCGGCGGGCCGTTCTGGTGCGCCGGCGACATCGCGTGGGCGGTGACCCAGTTCCACGGGATCTACGGGCCGCTGGCCTGCGGTGACCCCGCGGTGATGTTCGAGGGCACCCTCGACGTCCCCAACCACCAGCGTGCCTGGGACATCATCCGCCGCTACGGCGTGGAGGTCCTGCTCACCTCCCCCTCCGTCATGCGCACCGTGCGCGGGTGGGCGCGGGAGATGCCCGAGGTCGCGGCGATCCCGACCCTGCGGCGGGTCGCGACCGCCGGCGAGCCGGTCGAGGAGGAGGTCGCCGCGTGGATGCGCGGGGCCTTCAGCGCCGACGGGCTGGAGGTCGCCGACGCGTGGGGCCAGCTGGAGCTGGGCGGCGTCGTGCGGATCACCGGGCTGGCCGACGCCCCGCCGCTGCCCGACGTGGGCCTGGAGATCGTCGACGAGGAGGGCGGGACGGTGGCCGTCGGCGGGGAGGGGGAGGTCGTGCTCACCCGGCCCTGGGCCGGGACGATGGTCGGGGTCGAGGGCGAGGCCGCCGACGTCCTGCTGTCGCACTGGACGCGCCACCCCGGCGTCTACGCCACCGGGGACCTGGCGCGCCAGGACCCCGACGGACATGTCGACTTCCTGGGCCGCACCGACGACGTCGTCTCGGTCTCCGGGCAGCTGGTCTCGCTCCGCGAGGTGCGCGAGGTGCTCACCGACCACCCCTACGTCGACCGCGCCGACGTCACCTGGCGCAAGCATCCCGAGCTGGGACGGGCGCTGGTGGCGGCGGTGACGCTGTCGGACGCCGCGGGGCAGCCCCAGCACCTGGACGATGCCGCCCTCGACGCGGTCGCCGTCGACCTCATGGATGCGGTGCGCGAGGTGCTCGGCGGCCTGGCCCGGCCGCGGGCGCTCCTGGTCGTGGACCGTTTCGGCGACGAGCTGGGCCGCCGCGAGCGCGCCCGCGCCATCGCCACCCTGGCCACGCCCGACCGGCACGGCGCACCCCGGTCCGTCACGTGGGAGCAGGTGCTCGCCGCAGCCGGCCATTCCGTCGGCTAG
- a CDS encoding DMT family transporter: MGAYGLLAAAIVLEVVGTLALKRSDGFTRLWPSLAVLVFYVLAFVLLSQVLKAGMPVAVAYAIWSATGIVAIALVGAAFLGEHLGAVQVVGIALVVIGVVTLQLATGAPAGAHPRP; encoded by the coding sequence GTGGGTGCCTACGGCCTGCTGGCCGCTGCCATCGTGCTGGAGGTCGTGGGCACCCTCGCCCTGAAGCGCTCGGACGGGTTCACCCGGCTGTGGCCGAGCCTGGCGGTCCTCGTGTTCTACGTCCTCGCCTTCGTGCTGCTCTCGCAGGTCCTCAAGGCGGGTATGCCGGTCGCCGTCGCCTACGCCATCTGGTCGGCGACCGGCATCGTGGCGATCGCCCTGGTGGGTGCCGCCTTCCTGGGCGAGCACCTGGGCGCCGTCCAGGTCGTCGGCATCGCCCTCGTCGTGATCGGGGTGGTGACGCTCCAGCTGGCGACCGGCGCGCCGGCCGGCGCCCACCCGCGGCCATAG
- the betA gene encoding choline dehydrogenase, which translates to MRKRYDYVIVGGGSAGSALANRLSADGTSTVLVLEAGRSDFVFDPLIHMPGALMFPSGNPLYDWAYETEPEPHMGGRRVAHARGKVLGGSSSINGMIFQRGNPGDYEKWATNEGMEHWDYAHCLPYFKRMETTLAGADAWRGGSGPLKLERGPASSPLFQAFFEATEQAGYARTDDVNGYRQEGFAPFDRNVYRGSRLSASRAYLWPVRDRDNLDIVTLATVTGLRWQGDRVTGVDIVRPRKRHSSVEAGEVILCGGAFNSPQLLQLSGVGDPEVLRAAGVTPRVELPGVGENLQDHLEVYLQHVSLQPVSIAPWLKMWKAPYIGAQWLFLNKGVGASNHFEGGGFIRTNDQVAYPNLMFHFLPIAVRYDGTASEGKHGYQVHVGPMNSDVLGHVRIKDADPFHHPAIQFNYLSTENDRREWVEVIRAARHILSQPAFAAFDGGESSPGPSVETDEQLVDWVAKDAETALHPSCSARMGVDDMAVVDPSTMRVHGTEGLRVVDASVFPSITNGNIYAPVMMVAEKAADIVAGNTPLAPEHPPVYRAGAGMPLYPEGDARNTAWNARTDIPSAMAAMAAPGEDDR; encoded by the coding sequence ATGAGGAAGCGGTACGACTACGTGATCGTGGGGGGTGGCTCGGCGGGTTCCGCGCTGGCCAACAGACTCTCCGCGGACGGCACCAGCACGGTGCTGGTCCTGGAGGCGGGGAGGTCGGACTTCGTCTTCGACCCGCTCATCCACATGCCCGGCGCGCTGATGTTCCCCTCGGGCAACCCGCTCTACGACTGGGCCTACGAGACCGAGCCCGAGCCGCACATGGGCGGGCGGCGCGTCGCCCACGCCCGCGGCAAGGTGCTCGGCGGCTCATCCTCGATCAACGGGATGATCTTCCAGCGCGGCAACCCCGGCGACTACGAGAAGTGGGCGACCAACGAGGGTATGGAGCACTGGGACTACGCGCACTGCCTGCCCTACTTCAAGCGTATGGAGACCACGCTCGCCGGCGCGGACGCCTGGCGCGGCGGGTCCGGCCCGCTCAAGCTCGAGCGCGGCCCGGCCAGCAGCCCGCTGTTCCAGGCGTTCTTCGAGGCGACCGAGCAGGCCGGCTACGCCCGCACCGACGACGTCAACGGCTACCGCCAGGAGGGGTTCGCGCCCTTCGACCGCAACGTCTACCGGGGCAGCCGGCTCTCGGCCTCGAGGGCCTACCTCTGGCCGGTCCGCGACCGGGACAACCTCGACATCGTCACCCTGGCGACGGTGACCGGGCTGCGCTGGCAGGGCGACCGCGTCACCGGGGTCGACATCGTGCGGCCGCGCAAGCGGCACAGCTCGGTGGAGGCCGGCGAGGTCATCCTCTGCGGCGGCGCCTTCAACTCCCCGCAGCTGCTCCAGCTCTCCGGCGTCGGCGACCCCGAGGTGCTGCGCGCCGCCGGGGTCACCCCGCGGGTCGAGCTGCCCGGCGTCGGCGAGAACCTGCAGGACCACCTGGAGGTCTACCTGCAGCACGTCAGCCTGCAGCCGGTCTCGATCGCGCCGTGGCTGAAGATGTGGAAGGCGCCCTACATCGGGGCGCAGTGGCTCTTCCTCAACAAGGGCGTCGGGGCCAGCAACCACTTCGAGGGCGGCGGGTTCATCCGCACCAACGACCAGGTGGCCTACCCCAACCTGATGTTCCACTTCCTGCCGATCGCGGTCCGCTACGACGGCACCGCCTCGGAGGGCAAGCACGGTTACCAGGTGCACGTCGGGCCGATGAACTCCGACGTCCTGGGCCACGTGCGGATCAAGGACGCCGACCCGTTCCACCACCCGGCGATCCAGTTCAACTACCTGTCCACCGAGAACGACCGGCGCGAGTGGGTCGAGGTGATCCGGGCGGCGCGGCACATCCTGTCCCAGCCCGCCTTCGCCGCCTTCGACGGCGGGGAGTCCTCCCCGGGGCCGTCGGTCGAGACCGACGAGCAGCTCGTCGACTGGGTGGCCAAGGACGCCGAGACCGCGCTGCACCCCTCCTGCTCGGCCAGGATGGGCGTGGACGACATGGCCGTGGTGGACCCCTCGACGATGAGGGTGCACGGCACCGAGGGGCTGCGCGTGGTGGACGCCTCGGTCTTTCCCTCGATCACCAACGGCAACATCTACGCCCCGGTGATGATGGTCGCCGAGAAGGCCGCCGACATCGTCGCCGGCAACACCCCGCTCGCCCCCGAGCACCCGCCGGTCTACCGGGCCGGGGCGGGTATGCCGCTCTATCCCGAGGGCGACGCCCGCAACACCGCGTGGAACGCACGGACCGACATACCCAGCGCCATGGCGGCGATGGCCGCCCCCGGAGAGGACGACCGATGA